A stretch of the Fusarium musae strain F31 chromosome 2, whole genome shotgun sequence genome encodes the following:
- a CDS encoding hypothetical protein (EggNog:ENOG41), translating to MKHLIAVGACYLDTILTNVTSTAVPFFPSEDSKLRATSLNIRRGGNCPNSLQVLEQLLSERDTLQLHLISPLPAAASSATQRVISSFGAQSNIDFSHCVYREESMEAASSYIMRSEASGSRTLVNYNGLLEMTEDEFGNIARGFNPDQETWWHFEVGCRRGILCPVILG from the exons ATGAAGCATCTCATTGCTGTAGGGGCTTGTTACCTGGATACGATCCTCACGAACGTCACCTCTACTGC TGTTCCCTTCTTCCCATCCGAAGACTCCAAGTTACGTGCCACCAGTCTCAATATCCGACGTGGAGGCAACTGTCCCAACTCTCTTCAGGTCTTAGAGCAATTACTCTCCGAGCGCGACACCCTCCAGCTACATCTAATATCACCCCTCCCCGCTGCAGCGTCGTCCGCAACACAGCGTGTTATATCGTCGTTCGGTGCACAGTCGAACATTGACTTCAGCCACTGCGTTTATCGTGAGGAGAGCATGGAGGCGGCAAGCAGTTACATCATGCGTAGCGAGGCATCGGGTAGTCGCACGCTTGTCAATTACAATGGCTTATTAGAAATGACCGAAGACGAGTTTGGCAACATCGCGCGAGGCTTCAACCCGGACCAGGAGACATGGTGGCACTTTGAGGTTGGATGCAGACGTGGTATCCTCTGCCCGGTAATTCTaggctga